The genomic region GAGGAAACCGGATCTGGATACTCGCAGTGTTTATTTCAATGGGCGGACTATTGAGAAAAACGGTGAGGGACTTTCATTCCGATTATCGAATTCATTCTGCCAATCAAACAAAAACCCCGCCAGATCGCTCTGACGGGGTTTTGATTATCTTGCGATAAAAGCAGCGTCCTAGAGGATGCCTTCGCGCTGGGCGCGCTTGCGAGCCAGTTTGCGGGCGCGGCGGACGGCCTCTGCGCGCTGGCGTGCTTTTTTCTCGGACGGCTTTTCGAAATGCTGGCGCGCCTTCATTTCGCGGAACAGGCCTTCACGCTGCATCTTCTTCTTCAGAG from uncultured Hyphomonas sp. harbors:
- the rpsU gene encoding 30S ribosomal protein S21, with protein sequence MESTIVQIVVRDNNVEQALRALKKKMQREGLFREMKARQHFEKPSEKKARQRAEAVRRARKLARKRAQREGIL